One Nostoc sp. UHCC 0302 DNA window includes the following coding sequences:
- a CDS encoding NUDIX hydrolase, with product MTRKVSKVFKQSGVIPYRVKDGKIEILLITTRNYQHWVIPKGDIPNGMSPPASAAKEAWEEAGVIGQVNVNELGTYKYRKRGKIYRVKMYLLPVEMLSEHYPEASQRKRQWLDVNKAIRRVKFSSLKRILKGFFLPKSDSCAFRC from the coding sequence ATGACTCGAAAAGTTAGCAAAGTTTTTAAACAGTCTGGAGTAATTCCCTATAGAGTCAAAGACGGCAAAATCGAAATCTTGCTGATTACAACCCGTAACTATCAACACTGGGTAATTCCGAAAGGAGATATCCCGAATGGAATGAGTCCACCTGCTTCAGCAGCTAAAGAAGCGTGGGAAGAAGCCGGGGTAATTGGGCAAGTAAATGTCAATGAACTAGGTACTTATAAATACCGTAAACGAGGTAAAATTTATCGAGTCAAGATGTATTTGCTACCAGTTGAAATGCTCAGCGAACATTATCCAGAAGCAAGCCAAAGAAAACGGCAGTGGCTAGATGTGAACAAAGCTATCAGACGGGTTAAATTTAGTTCACTCAAACGCATTCTTAAGGGCTTTTTTCTACCTAAATCTGATTCTTGTGCATTTCGATGCTAG
- a CDS encoding RsmB/NOP family class I SAM-dependent RNA methyltransferase yields the protein MEKPSNLLLKVSRRLFANLDERESFIEALVNPQPFQPSILWCQDKPDMSPFPVEIPTDWQPQFIDRLCLGEKPGQHPLHEQGYFYCLDFSSVFASSTLLTIPQPVRLVFDMCAAPGGKSIFAWKALQPDLLISNEVIGKRLGMLISNLKRCHISPSTVVNRDSSIFAEMIPFSSNLVIVDAPCTGQSLLAKGEKAPGCFHPTAINKSANRQKRIIANSAKLVSHQGYLAYMTCTYSSEENEQVCEWFLERFPHFQALEISHLAKYQSHLTTMPCYRMFPQDRLGAGAFTVLFKNTYEDEDKEINLDTISSYYIYQNIKKLS from the coding sequence ATTGAAAAACCTTCTAATTTATTACTTAAAGTTTCACGCCGTTTGTTTGCAAATCTTGATGAGCGTGAAAGTTTTATTGAGGCTTTAGTTAACCCCCAGCCTTTTCAACCCAGTATTCTTTGGTGTCAAGATAAGCCAGATATGTCGCCTTTTCCAGTAGAAATACCAACCGATTGGCAACCACAATTTATTGACCGTTTATGCTTAGGGGAAAAACCTGGACAGCATCCTTTGCATGAGCAAGGATATTTCTATTGTTTGGATTTTTCTTCTGTCTTTGCATCTAGTACTTTATTAACAATTCCTCAACCAGTGCGTTTAGTATTTGATATGTGTGCTGCACCAGGAGGAAAGAGTATCTTTGCTTGGAAAGCTTTGCAACCAGACTTACTGATCAGTAATGAAGTTATTGGTAAACGCTTGGGAATGCTAATTTCTAATTTAAAGCGTTGTCATATTAGTCCTAGTACAGTGGTTAATAGAGATTCGAGTATCTTTGCTGAAATGATACCTTTTTCTAGCAATCTAGTGATTGTAGATGCTCCTTGTACTGGTCAATCTTTACTTGCAAAAGGTGAAAAAGCTCCCGGTTGCTTTCATCCAACGGCTATTAATAAGAGTGCAAATAGACAAAAACGGATCATAGCTAACTCTGCTAAACTTGTCTCACACCAAGGCTACCTAGCTTATATGACTTGCACTTATTCATCTGAGGAAAATGAGCAGGTTTGTGAATGGTTTTTGGAACGCTTTCCTCATTTTCAAGCATTAGAAATCAGCCATTTAGCAAAATATCAGTCACATTTAACTACAATGCCTTGTTATCGAATGTTTCCTCAAGATAGGTTAGGGGCTGGTGCATTTACAGTCCTATTCAAAAATACTTATGAGGATGAAGATAAAGAAATAAATTTAGATACAATATCCTCATATTACATATATCAAAATATAAAAAAGCTAAGTTAA
- a CDS encoding DUF2157 domain-containing protein translates to MLLDNFQQKLRKEAQLWRDEGLISSSQYEQIADRYQFKNLDAVARDRFIVIVISVGSILLCLGIITFVAANWQAWSREVKFILLMSLFLSTTITGFYTWRQPEGKKSQRSKRLLGEGLLFLSALILGANFALMAQMFNIDGSNSQLFLAWGIGVLVMAYSLSLNSLGILAIVLMQIGYWTGLGDLWYSQSELTWSRLVVQHMPLLSWLLYVPLAYLCRSRWIFGMAALAFASSLQASLNPLPLLNYADVAPWVASFAFALPPALFWSYDDLLFPTINYRLFLPLARSLALVFFGLVFYVLSFRWLWQTPNYTYNPPTTLANLFQSLPIIDLGILSGLAVLQWLFLLRQRNNPPRREVIFTTALITTFIAAIAIVPFWHQAITRIDELGIFIFNVLLAILAWGLIQEGLKLNKRSSFWGGMLLFTLQIISRILEYDTDLLFKSLVFVLCGSGLISAGLWFERRKPAASSSKSKN, encoded by the coding sequence ATGCTCTTAGATAATTTTCAGCAGAAATTACGCAAAGAAGCACAATTATGGAGGGATGAAGGATTAATTAGTTCTTCGCAGTATGAGCAAATAGCAGACCGTTATCAATTTAAAAATCTGGACGCTGTTGCACGCGATCGCTTTATTGTCATCGTCATTAGTGTAGGCAGCATACTTTTATGCTTAGGTATCATTACCTTTGTAGCAGCAAATTGGCAAGCGTGGTCACGAGAAGTCAAGTTCATTTTGTTAATGAGTTTGTTTCTATCGACTACTATCACTGGTTTTTACACGTGGAGACAACCTGAAGGTAAAAAGTCACAACGCAGCAAGCGCTTATTGGGAGAAGGATTACTCTTTCTTAGCGCTCTCATTTTAGGCGCAAATTTCGCGTTGATGGCTCAGATGTTTAATATTGACGGCTCAAATTCCCAACTGTTTCTCGCTTGGGGGATTGGTGTTTTAGTCATGGCTTACAGCCTGTCCTTAAATTCATTGGGCATTTTGGCAATTGTCCTCATGCAAATTGGATATTGGACGGGACTAGGAGACTTGTGGTACTCTCAAAGTGAATTGACTTGGTCACGGCTGGTCGTGCAACATATGCCTTTACTATCATGGCTGTTGTATGTTCCCCTAGCCTACCTTTGTCGTTCGCGTTGGATTTTTGGTATGGCAGCCTTAGCCTTTGCTAGTTCCTTACAAGCCAGCCTCAATCCTCTGCCACTTCTCAATTATGCTGATGTAGCACCTTGGGTGGCATCCTTTGCTTTTGCACTACCACCTGCATTATTCTGGAGTTATGATGACTTACTGTTCCCAACGATAAATTACAGGTTGTTTTTACCCCTGGCTCGTAGTTTAGCGCTGGTGTTCTTTGGTCTTGTCTTTTATGTCTTGTCTTTTCGTTGGCTTTGGCAAACTCCAAACTATACTTATAATCCGCCAACGACTTTGGCGAATTTATTCCAGTCTCTGCCGATAATCGATTTGGGGATTCTCAGTGGTTTAGCGGTATTGCAGTGGTTGTTTCTGCTGCGTCAAAGAAACAATCCTCCTCGCCGAGAAGTGATTTTCACAACTGCGCTGATTACCACTTTTATTGCAGCCATTGCCATAGTACCTTTTTGGCATCAAGCTATCACTCGCATTGATGAACTAGGCATTTTTATTTTCAATGTACTTTTGGCGATATTAGCTTGGGGGCTAATTCAAGAAGGATTGAAGCTAAACAAAAGAAGCTCATTTTGGGGCGGTATGCTGCTGTTCACGCTGCAAATTATTAGTCGAATACTAGAGTACGACACCGACTTACTTTTTAAGTCGTTGGTCTTTGTTTTATGCGGTTCAGGTCTAATTAGTGCTGGACTCTGGTTTGAACGCCGCAAACCTGCTGCATCTAGTTCTAAAAGTAAGAACTAA
- a CDS encoding GDYXXLXY domain-containing protein, which produces MTSSSSESKNKSLSPEAEFSEKVTFRDYLIASEQKSNKPLPAWRLVAPLLIQTGLIMAVPAQALYTDVTGKTVILQTAPVNPANVRQSNALDLNYNISRTETLRRLPGWQQLVMKGRGSGRRVPDGTNLYVILQEQPSFGGGVPRAWRPLRVTRERPTSLRANQVALKGVYEDGSVNYGLETYYIPENQRQQINNDIRQAQRNRGGQRPPVVVKAKVDPQGNAVPISMWVRDRNYRF; this is translated from the coding sequence ATGACAAGTAGCTCTTCTGAATCTAAAAATAAATCTTTGTCTCCTGAAGCCGAATTCTCTGAAAAGGTTACTTTTCGCGATTATCTGATAGCCTCAGAACAGAAATCGAATAAACCCTTACCTGCTTGGCGGCTAGTAGCTCCTTTGCTGATCCAAACAGGGCTAATTATGGCAGTACCAGCTCAAGCGCTGTACACAGACGTGACGGGCAAGACCGTAATTTTGCAAACTGCGCCTGTAAACCCCGCTAATGTACGGCAGTCTAACGCTCTGGACTTAAACTATAACATATCCCGTACTGAAACCTTGAGAAGATTACCAGGCTGGCAACAGTTGGTTATGAAAGGCCGTGGAAGTGGCAGACGAGTGCCAGATGGAACGAACTTGTATGTGATTTTGCAAGAGCAGCCATCTTTTGGTGGTGGTGTTCCCAGAGCTTGGAGACCTTTACGAGTTACTAGAGAGCGCCCCACTTCGTTAAGGGCAAATCAGGTAGCTTTAAAAGGGGTGTATGAAGATGGCTCTGTCAACTATGGTTTAGAAACATATTACATCCCTGAAAACCAACGGCAGCAGATTAACAACGATATCCGACAAGCCCAACGAAACCGAGGAGGACAGCGACCCCCTGTGGTAGTAAAAGCGAAAGTCGATCCACAAGGTAACGCCGTACCTATTAGTATGTGGGTACGCGATCGCAACTATCGCTTTTAG